ACCAGCCTTGGGAAGCCCTTAAGGATACAGAAAAGGAAAGCTGCAATGTTTAAGGGATACAGAGGGTATAAACATGGGCAGTTAGGATTACACATGGTTGTGATGAGAGATTATATGATACTCTGCACTGAATGTTGGATAAAGTAACGGGGTATACAAACAGGTTGAGAAATATCTCTCAAGTTTCATATTTTCAATAAAATTCTTACTGTTCAGCCAAATCTTCTTGAACCACTTTGATGTATTAGGAAATATTTAGAGATAACCATCACATACATTGTAGTCTAACATCTTTGGCTCTGTTTTTCAAGAATCTTTCTAGTTTTTATTTCTAAAAGGACTTTGTAAAAGAAAGTCTGCATTTTAGTACATTCAACACATAAGAAGTTAGTGTTTTTGTCAATGGATAAGATATTGAGACTAGACTTCAACAAAAATTGTTTCCATTACACCTAGAAAAGTGGAGAATCACAAGACTTCTGAGAGTCTTGTTTTGAGCATAAATCAATATCTTGTCTATCACATGATAAATCTATACCTGCCGACATCAAGCTTCTACTTCCTGGTGAAGAGAGCCACTGTTAACATAATTAACCAGCTTTACACTTAGCTTTTCCATCTAATGTCCGCTTGTAAAAGTCAAACTGTTCTTCATATTTAACCATATGAGTTGATATTGTTTTCATGAGAGTACAGGTGTCTGttcttttaaatttttcattCTTGAACCTGGAATCTCCAATTCTTCTGATTTTTAGAGTTTCACTCACAAAACCAGTGACCAGTACATCTTCCAACATAAAATATGTGGTGTTAAGAGCCTTCTGGTAGATTtcatccaccacatcaccagtaaaTAAGTATGCTGGCCCAGTAAGGAAGTCCGGGTACTTGCTTTTATTGTACGTATTGACATCAATATAGTATTTGCTCTTTTTGATCCTCACTGGCTTCCAACCCTTGGCCATGCGACCATACATGACACGCCTGTCATTTATCTTGGAGTCGATAAAGGTGAGAAGGAGGGGCATGTTAATAAACATGTCGTCATCTGTCTTAAGGATAAAATGAGACTCTGAACAGTAAGTCTTGACCCATTCAAACATGGAGACAGTCTTCAAGGTAAGGTTGTTGTAGTGATCTATAAAATTTGCTTGAATAATGTCACCATATAATTCATTCTCTTTGTCTACATTGCTCTGAATATTGGCATTTGTGGTCCTCCCAATTACAAAGGCTATGACCACATCCTTTCTAATTGTAAAGTGGCCCCAAGTCTGTCTAACAGCAGTACGTTGCCTTCCATGATCTGGAGCTGTTGTAATCAGTACCAATACCTTAAGTTCTCGTCCATTATTCTCACATAGTTCTTCGTGAGGTACACTGAAGCCAGACTCATATTTATCACCAACCTGTGAATATTAGATTATCATTAGAAACTTGTAAATCAACAACATGAGTATAAACATGAAGTCAATGAAAAAACTGTATTTTCTAAAGATCTGACTGAAATACTATCATTTGATAATGTTTGGAAATATTCCTGTAAGAAAGCAGGAGCTATTGTgaagtatattatgatatgtaCAATAAGTGATGTGCAGTAACTCAACTTAAGTGCTTGTGAGAGATTCAACCTGTGGCACTTGCCTTTCATGCAGATTTTTTGAATGTACATGTATAGATAACATTTAAGTCTTTTACAGCATAGAAGCCAACAAAAATTACAGCAATTTGCTTATAAATAATTTGCTTACGGTTTAGTGAGCATACTGGTAACTTTATGTGTAATGAacatcatatgtatacatatatatatatatatacatgctgtcaatggattgaaccagggcatgtgaagcatctgcagtaaaccatggaaagttctgtggggcccggatgtggaaagggagctgtggtttctgtgcattattacaagagagctagagactgagtgtgaacgaatgtggcctttattgtcttttcctagcgttacctcgcacacatgaggggggagggggttgttatttcatgtgtggcgaggtggcgatgggaatgaataaaggcagacagtatgaattatgtacatgtgtatatatgtatatgtctgtgtgtgtataaatatgtatatgttgagatgtaaaggtatgtatatatgacttTTGCATTGTTACCCTGATCTACTTTATATGTCCTGATTCAGCCTAATGACAGCACATTAACAGtatgccacattgctccaatttgttctatccaTTCTATGTCttgcacccttctgcatgttcaggccctgagatttcaaagaatctttcactccatccttccaccttctgggtttcccccttttccttgtttcttatatttccacctccacttccacTTAGTCAGCCTTTCCAcatttatcctctccatgtgactgatccatttcagcacatcttcttcagctttatacatattcctcttactaccacaaccttctcttaccttatcattttttATTCAACCAAGCCTCCTCGCATtgcatgctgtcctcaaacatttaatctcAAATGTATCCATCTTTACAATTTTGCTTCAGGCCCATCTTACCTCCATACAACACCAAcaggaccactatacctttaAATACAGCCATCTTTGCCCTtcatgacctctctttccaaacattcctcagtgcacaTAAGATCTATGGCCCCCTCACCAAACTACGGCTCACTTCCGGTCCCATGGATCCATTCTCTCCCACATCCACTTTCAGGTATCGAAAATGCTGCACTTCCTCCAAGTcctctgcattcaaactcactccaaaGAGCCTGTCCCTCTTCATTGCaaaaacctaataaacttgcttttattcatatttactatcaactttcttccaaaaactCTCCAAAATTCTGACACCAGTTTCCGatgtttcacactcaaatctgccaccagtctcTGATTTGCTGAAGGCTGCCTTAATACAAGTGGATGGAAACACCTGGAGAAAAAAAGCACTACCCCAACGTGTGGGCAGCAGGTTTCAGACAGCAACCTTCCAAGGAATAACTGTCTGTCATCCTTAGGAGTATTAAAGTGTTGTTCATGTTATGATTAATCATCCCACTCTGGCTATTCAAAGCTATATACCATTTACCATACACAAGGCCTACTCTGTTTACCTATCTTCACactttttctttcactcacttttattTCACATTATCTTTTTAATGTTGGTACAAACATCTAATCTGTACAAGGTCCCCAGTACTCTAACTAGGATTGTAGGTATGCAAAGAATTTCAGATTCCA
This portion of the Panulirus ornatus isolate Po-2019 chromosome 48, ASM3632096v1, whole genome shotgun sequence genome encodes:
- the LOC139763804 gene encoding beta-1,3-galactosyltransferase 5-like isoform X2 produces the protein MGWLQLKRWLSFLPVAFVVYILLHYFVYQPDLSGPHAALLVSGRRSNESVVSVAGGRTLQSGPRVLPPLAQDTVQPELSLTSDLLSSKEPPSAAEGTSGRRNDNATLSQGVAGESAQESSPVRTPPSSTPTAVKTQPNQQQQQVGALQTTRVVPQTRHVVTKKTLIKKTNISASNLAVSALKGSVKVGDKYESGFSVPHEELCENNGRELKVLVLITTAPDHGRQRTAVRQTWGHFTIRKDVVIAFVIGRTTNANIQSNVDKENELYGDIIQANFIDHYNNLTLKTVSMFEWVKTYCSESHFILKTDDDMFINMPLLLTFIDSKINDRRVMYGRMAKGWKPVRIKKSKYYIDVNTYNKSKYPDFLTGPAYLFTGDVVDEIYQKALNTTYFMLEDVLVTGFVSETLKIRRIGDSRFKNEKFKRTDTCTLMKTISTHMVKYEEQFDFYKRTLDGKAKCKAG
- the LOC139763804 gene encoding beta-1,3-galactosyltransferase 1-like isoform X1 — encoded protein: MGLSFHSPGRDTRFHMGWLQLKRWLSFLPVAFVVYILLHYFVYQPDLSGPHAALLVSGRRSNESVVSVAGGRTLQSGPRVLPPLAQDTVQPELSLTSDLLSSKEPPSAAEGTSGRRNDNATLSQGVAGESAQESSPVRTPPSSTPTAVKTQPNQQQQQVGALQTTRVVPQTRHVVTKKTLIKKTNISASNLAVSALKGSVKVGDKYESGFSVPHEELCENNGRELKVLVLITTAPDHGRQRTAVRQTWGHFTIRKDVVIAFVIGRTTNANIQSNVDKENELYGDIIQANFIDHYNNLTLKTVSMFEWVKTYCSESHFILKTDDDMFINMPLLLTFIDSKINDRRVMYGRMAKGWKPVRIKKSKYYIDVNTYNKSKYPDFLTGPAYLFTGDVVDEIYQKALNTTYFMLEDVLVTGFVSETLKIRRIGDSRFKNEKFKRTDTCTLMKTISTHMVKYEEQFDFYKRTLDGKAKCKAG